In Ensifer canadensis, a genomic segment contains:
- a CDS encoding class I SAM-dependent RNA methyltransferase, translating into MSTLTLTIARLGAQGDGIAETEAGPVYAPFTLPGESAALAVNKSQGTLISLREASPDRVEPHCRHFGPDGQNGTCGGCTLQHAADGLYQTFKRDLVINALKSKGLKPDVAPLITAQPGERRRAVFTARKTEKDLLLGFNQAESHHIVAISECPVTSPGIVSRLATIGKIGAAMAVNAEPFRITVLETLSGLDLSVDGIKGFGDRERRRTVETVLGERGIARVSLNGEIIVEPTKPVIEFGGVSVSPPPGGFTQATLAAEEAMAALVLDHIGKAKRVADLFAGSGTFALRIARKARVHAVEGEDKALKALDFSARNTQGLKPVTIEKRDLFRRPLMAQELKVYDAIVFDPPRAGADVQCQEIARSGVKKIVAVSCNPTTLARDLAILVAAGYRITSVTPIDQFLWSAHVEAVATLEK; encoded by the coding sequence ATGAGCACGCTGACCCTGACCATCGCCCGTCTCGGCGCGCAGGGCGACGGCATTGCCGAAACCGAGGCTGGTCCGGTCTATGCGCCCTTCACGCTGCCGGGCGAGAGCGCGGCCCTTGCGGTCAACAAGTCTCAGGGCACGCTGATCTCGCTGCGCGAAGCATCGCCTGACCGGGTCGAACCGCACTGTCGCCACTTCGGCCCGGACGGTCAGAACGGCACCTGCGGCGGCTGCACGTTGCAGCACGCGGCCGACGGCCTCTACCAGACCTTCAAGCGCGACCTGGTGATCAACGCCTTGAAGTCGAAGGGATTGAAGCCTGATGTCGCGCCGCTGATAACAGCCCAACCCGGCGAGCGCCGCCGCGCCGTGTTCACGGCGCGCAAGACCGAAAAAGACCTGCTCCTCGGCTTCAACCAGGCGGAAAGCCACCACATCGTGGCGATTTCGGAATGTCCCGTCACGAGCCCGGGCATCGTCTCGCGGCTCGCCACCATCGGCAAGATCGGCGCGGCCATGGCCGTCAACGCCGAACCGTTCCGCATCACCGTTCTCGAAACGCTTTCCGGTCTCGACCTTTCGGTCGACGGCATCAAGGGATTTGGCGATCGCGAGCGCCGGCGCACCGTCGAGACGGTTCTCGGAGAACGCGGCATTGCCCGCGTCAGCCTCAATGGTGAGATCATCGTCGAGCCGACGAAGCCGGTGATCGAATTCGGCGGCGTCTCCGTCTCGCCGCCGCCCGGCGGCTTCACCCAGGCAACGCTTGCCGCTGAAGAGGCGATGGCAGCACTGGTGCTCGATCATATCGGCAAGGCAAAGCGGGTTGCGGACCTCTTTGCCGGCAGCGGCACATTCGCCCTGCGCATCGCCCGCAAGGCCCGCGTGCACGCGGTCGAAGGCGAGGACAAGGCGCTGAAGGCGCTCGACTTCTCCGCCCGCAACACGCAAGGGCTGAAGCCGGTGACGATCGAGAAGCGCGATCTCTTCCGCCGCCCGCTCATGGCGCAGGAACTGAAGGTTTACGATGCCATCGTCTTCGACCCGCCACGCGCGGGCGCGGACGTGCAGTGTCAGGAAATCGCCCGCTCCGGCGTCAAGAAGATCGTCGCCGTCTCCTGCAATCCGACAACGCTTGCCCGCGATCTCGCGATCCTCGTTGCTGCCGGCTACCGCATCACGTCGGTCACGCCGATCGACCAGTTCCTCTGGTCGGCCCATGTCGAGGCAGTCGCAACGCTCGAGAAATAG
- the mcpU gene encoding methyl-accepting chemotaxis protein McpU: MSKRSNLMTRILVAASGVVVTAFAGFSVYIDTLQYDTTTKAVEENISSSGVQAAQSVAKWLNGRVTLTAMVADAAGRTTDDNGVQPILKNDVLTNEFISTYVGNESGKFITWPDNPMPAGYDPRQRPWYQQAVKADARVLTEPYVDASTGDLIISAAVPVKRDGKLYGVTGSDFSLETLVSMVKGIDVGGEGFAFLASKDGQILVHPDSKLVTKTLADAFPIDTPTISSGIMNTELDGKPMIVSFVPVQGLPSVEWYVGFVIDADVAYSAIDQFRIAATVATILAVGVMLVFLATFLNRLVIRPVTDMTGAMEKLAAGNLNVEIPGEDRRDQIGSMAAAVAVFRSNAVERARLEDEADANRSLSERERLERQARDARDAAEVQQAVDGLASGLGRLADGDLAYRIDNPFADRLDRLRADFNNSVAKLHDTLCAVGANARGIDAGATEIRSAADDLARRTEQQAASVEETAAALEEITTTVKDSARRAEEVGVLVARTRAGAEKSGEVVANAVEAMHAIEKSSGEISNIIGVIDDIAFQTNLLALNAGVEAARAGDAGKGFAVVAQEVRELAQRSANAAKEIKALITTSGNQVRSGVTLVGDTGKALETIVAEVQEINKHVSAIVTATREQSTGLQEINTAVNTMDQGTQQNAAMVEEQTAASHGLASEAASLNALLAQFNLGNTQSAYAPAAMPRRRAA, encoded by the coding sequence TTGTCCAAGCGATCGAACCTCATGACGCGCATTCTCGTCGCCGCGTCCGGTGTCGTTGTTACCGCCTTTGCCGGCTTTTCCGTCTATATCGACACGCTTCAGTACGACACAACCACCAAGGCGGTCGAAGAAAACATCTCGTCCTCCGGCGTCCAGGCCGCACAGAGCGTCGCCAAGTGGCTCAACGGTCGCGTCACGTTGACGGCGATGGTGGCCGACGCCGCCGGTCGGACGACCGATGACAACGGCGTCCAGCCGATCCTCAAGAACGACGTGCTGACCAACGAGTTCATCTCGACCTATGTCGGCAACGAGAGCGGCAAGTTCATCACCTGGCCGGACAATCCGATGCCGGCGGGCTACGATCCGCGCCAGCGCCCGTGGTATCAGCAGGCCGTCAAAGCCGACGCGCGTGTTCTCACCGAGCCCTATGTCGACGCCTCGACCGGCGACCTCATCATCAGCGCTGCCGTTCCGGTCAAGCGCGACGGCAAGCTTTACGGCGTCACCGGCAGCGACTTCTCACTGGAAACGCTGGTCTCGATGGTCAAGGGCATCGACGTCGGCGGCGAAGGCTTCGCCTTCCTCGCCAGCAAGGACGGCCAGATCCTCGTTCACCCGGATTCCAAGCTCGTCACCAAGACGCTTGCCGACGCCTTCCCGATCGACACCCCGACGATCAGCTCCGGCATCATGAACACCGAACTCGATGGCAAGCCGATGATCGTCAGCTTCGTACCGGTTCAGGGCCTGCCCTCGGTCGAATGGTATGTCGGCTTCGTCATCGACGCCGATGTCGCCTATTCCGCGATCGACCAGTTCCGCATTGCCGCAACCGTCGCGACCATTCTCGCCGTCGGCGTCATGCTCGTCTTCCTCGCAACCTTCCTCAACCGCCTTGTCATCCGCCCCGTCACCGACATGACCGGCGCGATGGAGAAGCTTGCCGCCGGCAATCTCAACGTCGAAATCCCCGGCGAAGATCGCCGCGACCAGATCGGCTCGATGGCCGCCGCAGTCGCCGTCTTCCGTTCCAATGCGGTCGAGCGTGCCCGCCTCGAAGACGAGGCCGACGCCAACCGTTCACTGTCGGAGCGCGAGCGCCTGGAACGCCAGGCTCGCGATGCCCGTGATGCTGCCGAAGTGCAGCAGGCCGTCGATGGCCTGGCAAGCGGTCTCGGCCGCCTGGCCGACGGCGATCTCGCCTACCGCATCGACAATCCGTTTGCCGATCGTCTCGATCGTCTGCGCGCCGACTTCAACAACTCGGTCGCCAAGCTGCACGACACGCTCTGCGCCGTTGGTGCCAATGCCCGCGGCATCGACGCCGGTGCGACGGAAATCCGTTCGGCCGCCGACGATCTGGCCCGCCGCACCGAGCAGCAGGCAGCCTCGGTCGAAGAGACGGCAGCTGCGCTTGAAGAGATCACCACCACGGTCAAGGATTCTGCCCGCCGGGCGGAGGAAGTCGGCGTGCTGGTCGCCCGCACCCGGGCCGGTGCCGAAAAGTCCGGCGAGGTCGTTGCCAACGCCGTCGAGGCGATGCATGCGATCGAAAAATCGTCGGGCGAAATCTCCAACATCATCGGCGTCATCGACGACATCGCCTTCCAGACCAACCTGCTGGCGCTGAATGCCGGCGTCGAGGCGGCCCGTGCCGGTGATGCCGGCAAGGGCTTTGCCGTCGTTGCCCAGGAAGTGCGTGAACTGGCACAGCGTTCGGCCAATGCCGCCAAGGAGATCAAGGCGCTGATCACCACCTCGGGCAACCAGGTGCGCAGCGGCGTGACGCTGGTCGGCGACACCGGCAAGGCGCTGGAGACGATCGTTGCCGAAGTGCAGGAGATCAACAAGCATGTGAGCGCGATCGTCACGGCGACGCGCGAACAGTCGACCGGCCTTCAGGAGATCAACACGGCAGTCAACACCATGGACCAGGGCACGCAGCAGAACGCGGCAATGGTGGAAGAGCAGACGGCGGCAAGCCATGGCCTGGCTTCGGAAGCCGCTTCGCTCAATGCGCTTCTGGCCCAGTTCAACCTCGGCAATACCCAGAGCGCCTATGCGCCGGCAGCTATGCCGCGCCGTCGCGCCGCATAG
- a CDS encoding methyl-accepting chemotaxis protein, translating to MILKTATARNMFAIVMTGLLTCMVTAAIVFWLSYQQLKERSIAEMTNAAYASAANVEARFAETKTLANNMRSALYAMKDSGTASREGTVALLKKLIADNPLAVGLSTGWEPNAFDGKDAEYAGKPGHDASGRYVPYIARSGEKIVYEALVDYDKPGAGDYYQVPKKTGRDMITEPYFYKIDGKDVLMTSIMVPLKLDNAFVGVDGVDMALDHLSNELGKLAPFGTGFVSLVSQGGSIISHPDQTFLGKSLKDTGLEAGGWGQLLGKTEQAFELTHTDGSVHIAVAVPVKLLPDTTWYVVVSVPQATVFAGLSQLAMISVAVIAVAALIMILVGWTLATRFRKRVAAVIGVTGEIAAGKTDVDLSEAECKDEIGDLARSLQVLRDATIAKLKLEDEADANRSLSERERLERQARDARDAAEVQQAVDGLASGLGRLADGDLAYRIDNPFADRLDRLRADFNNSVAKLHDTLCAVGANARGIDAGATEIRSAADDLARRTEQQAASVEETAAALEEITTTVKDSARRAEEVGVLVARTRAGAEKSGEVVANAVEAMHAIEKSSGEISNIIGVIDDIAFQTNLLALNAGVEAARAGDAGKGFAVVAQEVRELAQRSANAAKEIKALITTSGNQVRSGVTLVGDTGKALETIVAEVQEINKHVSAIVTATREQSTGLQEINTAVNTMDQGTQQNAAMVEEQTAASHGLASEAASLNALLAQFNLGNTQSAYAPTPTSRRRAA from the coding sequence GTGATTCTCAAGACTGCGACCGCACGAAACATGTTTGCCATCGTGATGACTGGCCTTTTGACCTGTATGGTCACGGCTGCCATCGTGTTCTGGCTATCCTATCAGCAGCTGAAAGAGCGCAGCATTGCGGAGATGACCAACGCCGCCTATGCAAGCGCCGCCAACGTCGAGGCGAGGTTCGCAGAGACGAAAACGCTCGCCAACAACATGCGCTCTGCCCTCTATGCCATGAAGGACAGTGGCACGGCGTCTCGCGAAGGTACGGTTGCGCTGCTGAAAAAGCTGATCGCGGACAACCCGCTCGCCGTTGGCCTCAGCACCGGCTGGGAGCCGAACGCGTTTGACGGCAAGGATGCGGAATATGCGGGCAAACCGGGCCACGATGCCAGTGGCCGCTACGTTCCCTATATCGCCCGTTCGGGGGAAAAGATCGTGTACGAAGCACTGGTCGATTACGACAAGCCCGGCGCAGGAGATTACTATCAGGTCCCCAAGAAGACTGGCCGCGACATGATCACCGAGCCTTACTTCTACAAGATCGACGGCAAGGACGTGCTGATGACGTCGATCATGGTGCCGTTGAAGCTCGACAATGCCTTCGTCGGCGTCGATGGCGTCGACATGGCGCTTGACCACCTTTCCAACGAGTTGGGCAAGCTGGCCCCGTTCGGTACCGGATTCGTTTCGCTGGTCAGCCAGGGCGGCAGCATCATCAGCCATCCCGATCAGACATTCCTTGGAAAATCGCTAAAGGACACCGGGCTTGAGGCCGGCGGTTGGGGCCAGCTTCTGGGCAAGACCGAGCAGGCGTTTGAACTCACCCACACGGATGGCTCGGTGCACATCGCCGTTGCCGTGCCGGTCAAGCTTCTGCCCGATACAACCTGGTACGTCGTCGTATCCGTGCCGCAGGCTACCGTCTTTGCCGGTCTCTCGCAGCTTGCGATGATCTCCGTCGCGGTTATCGCCGTCGCAGCCTTGATCATGATCCTGGTCGGTTGGACGCTTGCCACCCGATTCCGCAAGCGCGTTGCGGCGGTCATCGGCGTCACCGGTGAAATCGCTGCGGGCAAGACCGATGTCGACCTGTCGGAAGCCGAGTGCAAGGACGAGATCGGCGATCTCGCCCGCTCGCTGCAGGTGCTGCGCGACGCGACCATCGCCAAGCTCAAGCTCGAAGACGAGGCCGACGCCAACCGTTCACTGTCGGAGCGCGAGCGCCTGGAACGCCAGGCTCGCGATGCCCGTGATGCTGCCGAAGTGCAGCAGGCCGTCGATGGCCTGGCAAGCGGTCTCGGCCGCCTGGCCGACGGCGATCTCGCCTACCGCATCGACAATCCGTTTGCCGATCGTCTCGATCGTCTGCGCGCCGACTTCAACAACTCGGTCGCCAAGCTGCACGACACGCTCTGCGCCGTTGGTGCCAATGCCCGCGGCATCGACGCCGGTGCGACGGAAATCCGTTCGGCCGCCGACGATCTGGCCCGCCGCACCGAGCAGCAGGCAGCCTCGGTCGAAGAGACGGCAGCTGCGCTTGAAGAGATCACCACCACGGTCAAGGATTCTGCCCGCCGGGCGGAGGAAGTCGGCGTGCTGGTCGCCCGCACCCGGGCCGGTGCCGAAAAGTCCGGCGAGGTCGTTGCCAACGCCGTCGAGGCGATGCATGCGATCGAAAAATCGTCGGGCGAAATCTCCAACATCATCGGCGTCATCGACGACATCGCCTTCCAGACCAACCTGCTGGCGCTGAATGCCGGCGTCGAGGCGGCCCGTGCCGGTGATGCCGGCAAGGGCTTTGCCGTCGTTGCCCAGGAAGTGCGTGAACTGGCACAGCGTTCGGCCAATGCCGCCAAGGAGATCAAGGCGCTGATCACCACCTCGGGCAACCAGGTGCGCAGCGGCGTGACGCTGGTCGGCGACACCGGCAAGGCGCTGGAGACGATCGTTGCCGAAGTGCAGGAGATCAACAAGCATGTGAGCGCGATCGTCACGGCGACGCGCGAACAGTCGACCGGCCTTCAGGAGATCAACACGGCAGTCAACACCATGGACCAGGGCACGCAGCAGAACGCGGCAATGGTGGAAGAGCAGACGGCGGCAAGCCATGGCCTGGCTTCGGAAGCCGCTTCGCTCAATGCGCTTCTGGCCCAGTTCAACCTCGGCAATACCCAGAGCGCCTATGCGCCGACACCAACGTCGCGTCGGCGGGCGGCATAG